The nucleotide sequence GGCCTCGAAAACAATGGTAGGTGGAGCAGGTCGCCTGTGCGTGTGACGTGAGCGCGGCTGCGGCTGACGCCAAAATCTCGCGGCGCGCCGGCGTTCTGGAGGCGTTCTGGGCTTTTCACTGTACGGCTGCGGCCGGTCCTGAAGCCCGCGCTgtccccagcccagcccagcccggGCGCGTCTGCTGCAGCTAACGTTATCCTCACCCTTCTCACGCCCGCTCCGATCCGGGCTTTGCTGGCGCGTGCTTGCTCCTGGAGCCGGAATCCTGGGACACCGAGTGAGGACTACTGTCGGGGCAGGATGCGGGCGGGCATTGAGAGGCAGAGTCACGGGCGGTGGGAGGCAGGGGATTCCCGGGACCCGAGGTTTCAGGTTGGAGAAAAGAATGCCCACAGTTTACGCTCTTCCTCTCAGCTCCTCTTCATGGACCCCGCTCCAGCCTCCTCCAGCTTCCATTCGGACTCGGATTTCTGCCCCGAATGCGGCTCGATTTtgcctcttccaggaattttggACACAGTAACTTGCCCCAGGTGTGGCTTCTCCATAGACGTGCGGGGTAAGAGCCCTCTGGAATAAGGGGCTTTGACAAGCATGGATTCTCAGTGCGGGAGGGTTATAGGGGAAGCCCCCGAGGTTGAGACTGTCTGGTATGCAGAGGCAGATCCTGAAGATGTCATTAACGAGGGGGTGGGGCCCCTAGGGAcggagggagtgggaggaggcgGTGCAGGAACCCACCTGGTACCTGAGCAACTAGCAGCCCCCCTCCTCTTACAGAGTTCGAGGGGAAGGTGGTGGAGACCTCGGTCGAGTTCCACAAATTGGGAGCAGCTTTGATGGTGTCAGAGGAAGACGGGCCCGAGTTCCAGGGACCAGTGGTGAGTTGAGAGAGGCATTCCGTGTCAGAAATCCATGGGAAGTTAGATCTTGAAGTCTTAACATATGGATTGAGCCagcaaattcaacaaacatttattttctatatagtgCACCCTATCATTAGATATAATAGGGGCCTGCAATATATAATACTTGGAGGCAAAGTGGATTGGTAAAGACTACATCTAATTCATACAGAATGCAACAAGAAAATGTGAGAAGGTAGAGGTCAATTTCAGCTGAAGGATAAGGGAAGGTTTCATAAAGGAGTTGTAAATCTTAGGAGGAACCTTGTAGGTTATCTAGTTTAACTGACTTAATTCAACGAAGATGAAATTGTGGCCCAGatggtgacttgcctaggaacaAACAGCTCTTGGATTGGGCAGTTtgggatttgatctcagatccaattcagtgttctttctgccaTACAACattgggccttaaaggaagagTACATTTTAGATATGGGCAGTAGCCTACAGTTAGGATCAGGAAACAGCTAGTTAGAAGTCCATTTTGTCTGCCTGTAGAGCACAAGCAAGGGAATAGTATAAGAAAtaaggtaaattggagataaattGTGGGGGGAAAAGTTGGTATTAAATCCTATAGGTACTAAGGAACCACTGAAAGGTTTAGAGCAAGTTGCTATGAGTCCCTCCTAACGCACTAATTTCTCAGATTGACAGGCGCTGTTCCAACTGTGGTCATGAGGGAATGGCTTATCACACCCGGCAGATGCGCTCAGCTGATGAAGGACAGACTGTCTTCTATACCTGTACTAACTGCCGGTGAgcaaagatttctttctttccttctcctccaacCTCCTTTCCCCAAGGTGTTAGGACATGGCATGTGGATCCACAGTGTGTCCAGGCGGATTGTGTTCTCAGCCTGGGATTCATAAAGACCTCAATTGAAATCTTgattctgatacttactagctttgtcacCCTGCATAAGTCATTTAGTTCCTCTGAGCTTTAGAATTCCTCATCTTAATATCTGCTTCACAGGGTTCTCATGACACTTAAAT is from Trichosurus vulpecula isolate mTriVul1 chromosome 7, mTriVul1.pri, whole genome shotgun sequence and encodes:
- the POLR1H gene encoding DNA-directed RNA polymerase I subunit RPA12, producing MDPAPASSSFHSDSDFCPECGSILPLPGILDTVTCPRCGFSIDVREFEGKVVETSVEFHKLGAALMVSEEDGPEFQGPVIDRRCSNCGHEGMAYHTRQMRSADEGQTVFYTCTNCRFQEKEDS